The following proteins are encoded in a genomic region of Parus major isolate Abel unplaced genomic scaffold, Parus_major1.1 Scaffold1573, whole genome shotgun sequence:
- the LOC107199634 gene encoding TBC1 domain family member 25-like: protein MAAAAGGGVSPGGGASLEEECEVVRVRVKKNEGQQPPEFRSFAVDPQITSLDVLQHILARAFDLQGKKSFVLSFAARDGQGQDTFVPLLSDGDLANAFTCARPTLRLRLDVRNPPDSE, encoded by the exons cggcggcggcggggggcgggGTCTCGCCGGGGGGCGGAGCCTCGCTGGAGGAGGAGTGCGAGGTTGTGCGCGTGCGCGTCAAG AAGAACGAGGGGCAGCAGCCGCCCGAGTTCCGCTCGTTTGCCGTGGACCCGCAGATCACCTCgctggatgtgctgcagcacatcctGGCCCGAGCCTTCGACCTGCAGGG gaagaaaagcttcGTGCTGAGCTTTGCAGCACGGGAtgggcagggccaggacacCTTTGTGCCTCTGCTGAGCGATGGTGACCTGGCCAATGCCTTCACCTGCGCCCGGCCCACCCTGAGGCTGCGCCTGGACGTCAGGAACCCCCCCGACAGTGAgtga